In one Dreissena polymorpha isolate Duluth1 chromosome 7, UMN_Dpol_1.0, whole genome shotgun sequence genomic region, the following are encoded:
- the LOC127837326 gene encoding uncharacterized protein LOC127837326 isoform X2, producing MAAKRNVELGFVEEKEIFLLKSRFFPSKVCGLPSWLSLNLLPSAEELTCRVCSKPTVFLLQYRSTHQILQKVSLSIENDMPQAIEQPSMDISAELSTETVSHHLQPLDRPLAQRDSDMASDNENDLPQAIEQPSMDSSAKLLTETVSHHFQPPDRPSGQRDYDMKSANENDLPPGIDQQSMD from the exons ATGGCCGCTAAAAGAAATGTGGAGTTGGGCTTTGTCGAAGAAAAAGAGATATTCCTTCTGAAAAGTAGATTCTTTCCGAGCAAAGTATGCGGTTTGCCCTCATGGCTGTCATTGAATCTACTTCCAAGCGCAGAGGAGCTGACATGTCGTGTTTGTTCGAAACCAACCGTGTTTCTTTTACAGTACAGGTCTACGCACCAGATTCTTCAAAAAGTTTCGCTTTCCATTG aaaatgatatGCCACAAGCGATTGAGCAGCCATCAATGGACATTAGTGCTGAGCTGTCGACAGAAACTGTCAGTCATCATTTGCAGCCTCTTGACAGGCCTTTGGCTCAAAGAGACTCTGATATGGCATCAGAcaatg aaaatgatttgcctCAAGCGATTGAGCAGCCATCAATGGACAGTAGTGCCAAGCTGTTGACAGAAACTGTCAGTCATCATTTTCAGCCTCCAGACAGGCCTTCAGGTCAAAGAGACTATGACATGAAATCAGCcaatg aaaatgatttgcctCCAGGGATAGATCAGCAATCAATGGACTAG
- the LOC127837326 gene encoding uncharacterized protein LOC127837326 isoform X1 has protein sequence MAAKRNVELGFVEEKEIFLLKSRFFPSKVCGLPSWLSLNLLPSAEELTCRVCSKPTVFLLQYRSTHQILQKVSLSIENDMPQAIEQPSMDISAELSTETVSHHLQPLDRPLAQRDSDMASDNENDLPQAIEQPSMDSSAELLTETVCHHFQPPDRPSGRRDSDMKSANENDLPPGIDQQSMD, from the exons ATGGCCGCTAAAAGAAATGTGGAGTTGGGCTTTGTCGAAGAAAAAGAGATATTCCTTCTGAAAAGTAGATTCTTTCCGAGCAAAGTATGCGGTTTGCCCTCATGGCTGTCATTGAATCTACTTCCAAGCGCAGAGGAGCTGACATGTCGTGTTTGTTCGAAACCAACCGTGTTTCTTTTACAGTACAGGTCTACGCACCAGATTCTTCAAAAAGTTTCGCTTTCCATTG aaaatgatatGCCACAAGCGATTGAGCAGCCATCAATGGACATTAGTGCTGAGCTGTCGACAGAAACTGTCAGTCATCATTTGCAGCCTCTTGACAGGCCTTTGGCTCAAAGAGACTCTGATATGGCATCAGAcaatg aaaatgatttgcctCAAGCGATTGAGCAGCCATCAATGGACAGTAGTGCCGAGCTGTTGACAGAAACTGTATGTCATCATTTTCAGCCTCCAGACAGGCCTTCAGGTCGAAGAGACTCTGACATGAAATCAGCcaatg aaaatgatttgcctCCAGGGATAGATCAGCAATCAATGGACTAG
- the LOC127837329 gene encoding uncharacterized protein LOC127837329 has translation MDSHAELSTETVSHHLQPLDRPSAQKDSDMELDNGNEVVDDSESDVGSEIWPFPFLRSRNIQIHEPDEKDKFEDCDDNVLDPDYHPEEDSQESDSDCGNLRDNFGKTGKKKQVHRPCYCQENAALLDAFSSYLVPNCRHLPRENGK, from the exons ATGGACAGTCATGCAGAGCTGTCGACAGAAACTGTCAGTCATCATTTGCAGCCTCTTGACAGGCCTTCGGCTCAAAAAGACTCTGATATGGAATTAGACAATG GCAATGAAGTTGTTGATGATTCAGAGTCTGATGTGGGATCAGAAATTTGGCCATTTCCATTTCTAAG GTCCAGGAATATCCAAATTCATGAACCAGATGAAAAGGATAAATTCGAAGATTGTGATGACAATGTTCTGGATCCAGATTATCACCCTGAAGAAGACTCGCAGGAAAGTGATAGTGACTGTGGCAACCTGAGAGATAACTTTG GGAAAACAGGGAAAAAGAAACAGGTGCATAGACCATGTTATTGTCAAGAGAATGCTGCATTGCTTGATGCATTTTCCTCCTACCTAGTCCCGAACTGCAGGCATCTACCTAGGGAAAACGGGAAATAA